In a single window of the Populus alba chromosome 16, ASM523922v2, whole genome shotgun sequence genome:
- the LOC118047182 gene encoding probable LRR receptor-like serine/threonine-protein kinase At1g06840 isoform X1 — translation MFDSFPGMEMLQLRTWGCVFLLSYCYLLLLTVAQVTNPSEANALLAVKNSLIDPMKQLSNWNKGDPCTSNWTGVFCYDATWTDGYLHVRELQLLNLNLSGNLAPELGQLSQLAILDFMWNELTGSIPREIGNLSSLKLLLLNGNKLSGPLPDELGNLSKLIRLQVDQNNISGPIPKSFANMSSIRHFHLNNNSISGQIPPELSKLSTLIHLLLDNNNLSGYLPLELSKFPEMRIIQLDNNNFNGSEIPATYGSLSRLVKLSLRNCSLQGSIPDLSSIPNLYYLDLSKNNLRGSLPSKLSDTMRTIDLSENHLSGSIPGSFSDLSFLQRLSLENNQLNGSVPANIWQNMTSAKSASFIIDLRNNSLSIISGALNPPDNVTLRLGGNPICENANVANIIQFCEFEAGGDRTTERSMNSTMTCPVQACPVDNFFEYVPASPLSCFCASPLRIGYRLKSPSFSYFDPYALTFELHVTRALKLNLYQLSIDSYFWEEGPRLRMHLKIFPPATNMHSSTFNVSEVGRIRGAFTSWHFPGDDLFGPYELLNFTLVGPYAAIHFDTKGKNISKGIWVAVILGAIACTIAVSAVVTLLIARRYARKHRNLSRRHSSSKASIKIDGVKGFTFKEMALATDNFNCSTQVGRGGYGKVYRGVLSGNSIVAIKRTEEGSLQGQKEFLTEIKLLSRLHHINLVSLVGYCEEKEEQMLVYEFMPNGTLRDWLSGRAKGTLNFGTRLRIALGSAKGILYLHTEAQPPVFHRDIKATNILLDSKLTAKVADFGLSRLAPVLDDEGNLPNHVSTVVRGTPGYLDPEYFLTHKLTDKSDVYSLGIVFLELLTGMHPISRGKNIVREVNMAHQSGVMFSIIDNRMGAYPSECVERFVALALSCCHDRQEKRPSMQDVVRELETILKMLPEADAIYAESTSTYSGKSTPTNSGKLASSSSFYSSQYLYESSCLLGSDLSSGAVPTINPR, via the exons ATGTTTGACTCGTTTCCA GGCATGGAGATGTTGCAGCTGAGAACTTGGGGGTGTGTTTTTCTCCTGTCATATTGTTACTTGCTGCTCCTTACAGTTGCTCAAGTTACAAATCCCTCAGAAg CCAATGCATTGCTAGCAGTCAAGAACAGTTTGATTGATCCTATGAAGCAACTCAGCAATTGGAACAAGGGAGATCCATGTACCTCCAATTGGACTGGTGTTTTTTGTTATGATGCAACTTGGACTGATGGATACTTGCATGTCCGAGAACT TCAGCTTCTTAATTTGAATCTTTCTGGAAATTTAGCACCTGAGCTAGGCCAACTTTCTCAACTGGCAATATT GGATTTCATGTGGAATGAATTGACTGGCAGCATACCAAGAGAGATAGGAAATCTTTCATCTTTGAAACTCCT GCTGTTGAATGGAAACAAATTATCAGGACCTTTACCTGATGAGCTTGGCAATTTATCGAAATTAATTAGACTCCAAGTGGATCAGAACAATATTTCAGGACCAATACCAAAATCATTTGCTAACATGAGCAGTATTAGACATTT CCACTTGAACAACAACTCAATCAGTGGTCAAATTCCACCCGAGCTTTCCAAACTATCAACTCTTATTCACTT ACTTTTGGATAATAATAACTTATCTGGGTATCTTCCACTGGAATTATCAAAGTTCCCAGAGATGCGGATAAT TCAACTTGACAACAACAACTTTAACGGATCTGAAATTCCAGCTACTTATGGCAGCCTTTCCAGATTAGTAAAATT AAGTCTCAGAAATTGTAGCTTGCAAGGTTCTATACCTGATCTTAGCAGCATACCAAACCTATACTATCT GGATCTGAGCAAGAACAACCTTAGAGGATCTCTACCATCCAAACTTTCTGATACTATGAGAACTAT CGATTTGTCAGAGAACCATCTTAGTGGATCTATACCAGGAAGTTTCTCagatctttcttttcttcaaagaCT GTCCCTTGAAAATAATCAGTTGAATGGATCTGTGCCAGCTAACATTTGGCAGAACATGACCTCCGCTAAAAGTGCTAGTTTTATAAT TGATCTCAGGAACAATTCACTCTCAATCATTTCGGGGGCGTTGAATCCGCCAGACAATGTCACCTTAag GCTTGGAGGCAATCCTATTTGTGAAAATGCAAACGTAGCCAACATAATCCAGTTCTGTGAATTTGAAGCTGGAGGAGATAGAACTACTGAGAGGTCAATGAATTCTACGATGACATGTCCTGTTCAAGCATGCCCAGTAGATAATTTCTTTGAATATGTCCCAGCTTCACCTCTATCATGCTTTTGTGCCTCCCCTCTTAGGATTGGATACAGACTTAAGAGCCCTAGTTTCTCTTATTTTGATCCATATGCTTTAACATTCGAGTTACATGTGACTAGAGCTCTTAAACTGAATCTATATCAATTGTCAATCGATTCCTATTTCTGGGAAGAAGGCCCTCGTTTAAGAATGCATCTGAAGATATTTCCTCCAGCTACTAATATGCACTCAAGCACATTTAATGTATCCGAGGTTGGACGAATAAGAGGTGCATTTACATCGTGGCACTTTCCTGGTGATGACTTATTCGGACCATATGAACTTCTCAACTTTACTCTAGTGGGACCTTATGCAGCGA TACATTTCGACACAAAAGGGAAGAATATTAGCAAAGGAATTTGGGTAGCCGTTATATTAGGTGCTATTGCCTGTACCATTGCAGTATCTGCAGTTGTCACCCTTCTTATTGCAAGAAGATATGCTAGAAAGCATAGAAATTTGTCGAGAAGACATTCAT CATCGAAGGCATCGATAAAAATCGATGGTGTGAAAGGCTTCACATTTAAAGAAATGGCCCTGGCTACTGATAACTTTAACTGCTCAACTCAAGTTGGTAGAGGAGGCTATGGAAAGGTTTATAGAGGCGTTCTTTCTGGCAACTCAATCGTCGCCATAAAGCGGACTGAAGAAGGATCATTACAAGGCCAAAAAGAGTTTTTGACTGAGATTAAATTGTTGTCAAGGTTGCATCACATAAATCTAGTTTCACTGGTTGGATATTGTGAAGAAAAAGAGGAGCAG ATGCTGGTGTACGAGTTCATGCCAAATGGTACCTTGCGGGACTGGCTTTCCG GTAGGGCCAAGGGAACATTGAACTTTGGTACAAGGTTAAGAATCGCGCTGGGTTCAGCTAAGGGTATCCTTTACCTCCATACTGAAGCACAGCCTCCAGTATTCCACCGGGATATCAAGGCCACTAACATACTATTAGACTCTAAGCTCACTGCTAAAGTTGCTGACTTTGGACTCTCACGTCTCGCTCCTGTCTTGGATGATGAAGGGAATCTGCCTAATCATGTATCAACAGTAGTAAGGGGAACTCCA GGATACCTCGATCCAGAATACTTTTTGACCCATAAGTTGACAGACAAGAGTGATGTGTATAGCCTTGGGATTGTGTTTCTGGAGCTCCTGACTGGTATGCACCCAATATCACGTGGCAAAAACATTGTTCGCGAG GTTAACATGGCTCATCAGTCTGGCGTTATGTTCTCCATCATAGACAACAGAATGGGTGCTTATCCATCTGAATGTGTGGAGAGATTTGTGGCGTTGGCACTCAGCTGTTGCCATGACAGGCAAGAAAAGCGGCCGTCAATGCAGGATGTGGTCAGGGAACTGGAAACCATACTCAAAATGTTGCCAGAAGCTGATGCCATCTATGCAGAATCCACTTCCACATATTCCGGCAAATCCACTCCCACAAATTCCGGCAAGTTAGCATCATCATCTTCGTTTTACTCGAGCCAATATCTATACGAAAGTTCCTGTCTTCTGGGAAGTGATCTTAGCAGTGGTGCTGTTCCCACCATCAACCCTCGCTAA
- the LOC118047182 gene encoding probable LRR receptor-like serine/threonine-protein kinase At1g06840 isoform X2 — protein sequence MWNELTGSIPREIGNLSSLKLLLLNGNKLSGPLPDELGNLSKLIRLQVDQNNISGPIPKSFANMSSIRHFHLNNNSISGQIPPELSKLSTLIHLLLDNNNLSGYLPLELSKFPEMRIIQLDNNNFNGSEIPATYGSLSRLVKLSLRNCSLQGSIPDLSSIPNLYYLDLSKNNLRGSLPSKLSDTMRTIDLSENHLSGSIPGSFSDLSFLQRLSLENNQLNGSVPANIWQNMTSAKSASFIIDLRNNSLSIISGALNPPDNVTLRLGGNPICENANVANIIQFCEFEAGGDRTTERSMNSTMTCPVQACPVDNFFEYVPASPLSCFCASPLRIGYRLKSPSFSYFDPYALTFELHVTRALKLNLYQLSIDSYFWEEGPRLRMHLKIFPPATNMHSSTFNVSEVGRIRGAFTSWHFPGDDLFGPYELLNFTLVGPYAAIHFDTKGKNISKGIWVAVILGAIACTIAVSAVVTLLIARRYARKHRNLSRRHSSSKASIKIDGVKGFTFKEMALATDNFNCSTQVGRGGYGKVYRGVLSGNSIVAIKRTEEGSLQGQKEFLTEIKLLSRLHHINLVSLVGYCEEKEEQMLVYEFMPNGTLRDWLSGRAKGTLNFGTRLRIALGSAKGILYLHTEAQPPVFHRDIKATNILLDSKLTAKVADFGLSRLAPVLDDEGNLPNHVSTVVRGTPGYLDPEYFLTHKLTDKSDVYSLGIVFLELLTGMHPISRGKNIVREVNMAHQSGVMFSIIDNRMGAYPSECVERFVALALSCCHDRQEKRPSMQDVVRELETILKMLPEADAIYAESTSTYSGKSTPTNSGKLASSSSFYSSQYLYESSCLLGSDLSSGAVPTINPR from the exons ATGTGGAATGAATTGACTGGCAGCATACCAAGAGAGATAGGAAATCTTTCATCTTTGAAACTCCT GCTGTTGAATGGAAACAAATTATCAGGACCTTTACCTGATGAGCTTGGCAATTTATCGAAATTAATTAGACTCCAAGTGGATCAGAACAATATTTCAGGACCAATACCAAAATCATTTGCTAACATGAGCAGTATTAGACATTT CCACTTGAACAACAACTCAATCAGTGGTCAAATTCCACCCGAGCTTTCCAAACTATCAACTCTTATTCACTT ACTTTTGGATAATAATAACTTATCTGGGTATCTTCCACTGGAATTATCAAAGTTCCCAGAGATGCGGATAAT TCAACTTGACAACAACAACTTTAACGGATCTGAAATTCCAGCTACTTATGGCAGCCTTTCCAGATTAGTAAAATT AAGTCTCAGAAATTGTAGCTTGCAAGGTTCTATACCTGATCTTAGCAGCATACCAAACCTATACTATCT GGATCTGAGCAAGAACAACCTTAGAGGATCTCTACCATCCAAACTTTCTGATACTATGAGAACTAT CGATTTGTCAGAGAACCATCTTAGTGGATCTATACCAGGAAGTTTCTCagatctttcttttcttcaaagaCT GTCCCTTGAAAATAATCAGTTGAATGGATCTGTGCCAGCTAACATTTGGCAGAACATGACCTCCGCTAAAAGTGCTAGTTTTATAAT TGATCTCAGGAACAATTCACTCTCAATCATTTCGGGGGCGTTGAATCCGCCAGACAATGTCACCTTAag GCTTGGAGGCAATCCTATTTGTGAAAATGCAAACGTAGCCAACATAATCCAGTTCTGTGAATTTGAAGCTGGAGGAGATAGAACTACTGAGAGGTCAATGAATTCTACGATGACATGTCCTGTTCAAGCATGCCCAGTAGATAATTTCTTTGAATATGTCCCAGCTTCACCTCTATCATGCTTTTGTGCCTCCCCTCTTAGGATTGGATACAGACTTAAGAGCCCTAGTTTCTCTTATTTTGATCCATATGCTTTAACATTCGAGTTACATGTGACTAGAGCTCTTAAACTGAATCTATATCAATTGTCAATCGATTCCTATTTCTGGGAAGAAGGCCCTCGTTTAAGAATGCATCTGAAGATATTTCCTCCAGCTACTAATATGCACTCAAGCACATTTAATGTATCCGAGGTTGGACGAATAAGAGGTGCATTTACATCGTGGCACTTTCCTGGTGATGACTTATTCGGACCATATGAACTTCTCAACTTTACTCTAGTGGGACCTTATGCAGCGA TACATTTCGACACAAAAGGGAAGAATATTAGCAAAGGAATTTGGGTAGCCGTTATATTAGGTGCTATTGCCTGTACCATTGCAGTATCTGCAGTTGTCACCCTTCTTATTGCAAGAAGATATGCTAGAAAGCATAGAAATTTGTCGAGAAGACATTCAT CATCGAAGGCATCGATAAAAATCGATGGTGTGAAAGGCTTCACATTTAAAGAAATGGCCCTGGCTACTGATAACTTTAACTGCTCAACTCAAGTTGGTAGAGGAGGCTATGGAAAGGTTTATAGAGGCGTTCTTTCTGGCAACTCAATCGTCGCCATAAAGCGGACTGAAGAAGGATCATTACAAGGCCAAAAAGAGTTTTTGACTGAGATTAAATTGTTGTCAAGGTTGCATCACATAAATCTAGTTTCACTGGTTGGATATTGTGAAGAAAAAGAGGAGCAG ATGCTGGTGTACGAGTTCATGCCAAATGGTACCTTGCGGGACTGGCTTTCCG GTAGGGCCAAGGGAACATTGAACTTTGGTACAAGGTTAAGAATCGCGCTGGGTTCAGCTAAGGGTATCCTTTACCTCCATACTGAAGCACAGCCTCCAGTATTCCACCGGGATATCAAGGCCACTAACATACTATTAGACTCTAAGCTCACTGCTAAAGTTGCTGACTTTGGACTCTCACGTCTCGCTCCTGTCTTGGATGATGAAGGGAATCTGCCTAATCATGTATCAACAGTAGTAAGGGGAACTCCA GGATACCTCGATCCAGAATACTTTTTGACCCATAAGTTGACAGACAAGAGTGATGTGTATAGCCTTGGGATTGTGTTTCTGGAGCTCCTGACTGGTATGCACCCAATATCACGTGGCAAAAACATTGTTCGCGAG GTTAACATGGCTCATCAGTCTGGCGTTATGTTCTCCATCATAGACAACAGAATGGGTGCTTATCCATCTGAATGTGTGGAGAGATTTGTGGCGTTGGCACTCAGCTGTTGCCATGACAGGCAAGAAAAGCGGCCGTCAATGCAGGATGTGGTCAGGGAACTGGAAACCATACTCAAAATGTTGCCAGAAGCTGATGCCATCTATGCAGAATCCACTTCCACATATTCCGGCAAATCCACTCCCACAAATTCCGGCAAGTTAGCATCATCATCTTCGTTTTACTCGAGCCAATATCTATACGAAAGTTCCTGTCTTCTGGGAAGTGATCTTAGCAGTGGTGCTGTTCCCACCATCAACCCTCGCTAA